One part of the Vibrio ponticus genome encodes these proteins:
- a CDS encoding TetR family transcriptional regulator C-terminal domain-containing protein, protein MSRIRKKNQQLIIEVASKEFATHGYAATKIVDIAKAADIPKANVFYYFSSKDKLYYAVLQTVTQPLLEASRPLEEVDDPVEALRQYIRAKLRISQDHPYASKVFANEVMSGASALPDDIGDELFKQSQMIIDKFTSWSEQGLMDKVPPHHLMFAIWAATQTYADFSWQIGNVMQKSQLDEQDYHQAAEFISQLVIKGCSVKTKP, encoded by the coding sequence ATGAGTCGCATAAGAAAAAAGAATCAGCAGTTGATTATTGAAGTAGCCAGTAAAGAGTTTGCTACTCATGGTTATGCGGCGACTAAAATTGTTGATATTGCCAAAGCGGCGGATATTCCTAAGGCGAATGTATTTTACTATTTTAGTAGCAAAGATAAGTTGTACTACGCGGTACTACAGACCGTAACCCAACCATTACTCGAGGCTTCTCGTCCACTGGAAGAGGTGGATGATCCGGTTGAGGCACTGAGACAATATATTCGCGCCAAGCTACGTATTTCGCAAGACCACCCTTATGCATCGAAAGTGTTTGCCAATGAAGTGATGTCTGGGGCGAGTGCGTTGCCAGACGATATTGGCGATGAACTTTTCAAGCAATCTCAGATGATCATCGACAAATTTACCTCTTGGTCTGAGCAAGGCTTGATGGATAAAGTGCCTCCCCATCACTTGATGTTTGCGATTTGGGCAGCGACACAAACTTATGCGGATTTCAGTTGGCAGATTGGTAACGTGATGCAAAAGTCGCAGCTTGATGAGCAAGATTATCATCAAGCTGCTGAGTTCATTTCACAGTTGGTAATTAAAGGTTGTTCCGTTAAAACCAAGCCATAA
- a CDS encoding NCS2 family permease translates to MNESKAEVLDNESQSGGLLERFFKLKAHGTSVKNEMIGGITTFATMAYIIFVNPQIMAASGMDSGAVFVATCIGAAIGCLLMGLFANWPVGLAPGMGLNAFFSFTVVSEMGYSWEVALGAVFLSGILFVGMSFYKIRQWIIESIPHSLRYAMTAGVGLFLGLIGLKTAGIVVENPATLVSLGDFTKPDALLAAVAFLIIAVLSERKVFGAVLIGILSVTAMGLGLGLVEFNGVFSAPPSIAPTFMAMDIAGAFNISMVSVILAFLFVNMFDTAGTLMGVAERAHLINKETGRIEGLSKALKADSISSVAGACVGCPPVTSYVESAAGVAAGARTGLSAIVVAALFVAAIFLSPLAGMIPSYATAGALIYVAFVMMSSMQHVDWKDFTNGAPAAITALMMPLTFSIANGIALGFITYTVLKVATGKTKDVSISMYILTVVFVAKLVYI, encoded by the coding sequence ATGAATGAAAGCAAAGCAGAAGTACTGGATAACGAAAGTCAATCTGGTGGCTTACTAGAACGTTTCTTTAAACTGAAAGCACACGGAACCAGTGTTAAAAACGAAATGATCGGTGGTATCACAACCTTCGCCACCATGGCTTATATCATCTTCGTTAACCCACAAATCATGGCGGCTTCCGGAATGGATTCTGGTGCGGTGTTCGTCGCTACTTGTATCGGGGCTGCGATTGGCTGTTTGCTGATGGGGTTATTTGCCAATTGGCCTGTCGGTTTAGCGCCTGGCATGGGATTAAACGCCTTCTTCTCATTCACGGTGGTAAGTGAAATGGGTTATAGCTGGGAGGTAGCACTGGGCGCGGTATTCCTATCCGGTATCCTATTTGTCGGGATGAGTTTTTACAAAATCCGTCAATGGATCATCGAGAGTATTCCGCACAGTTTGCGCTACGCGATGACCGCGGGTGTTGGTCTATTCCTTGGTCTGATTGGTCTTAAAACTGCTGGTATCGTGGTAGAAAATCCAGCAACTTTGGTATCACTTGGTGACTTTACTAAGCCCGATGCACTTTTGGCAGCAGTGGCATTCTTAATTATCGCGGTATTGAGCGAGCGTAAGGTATTCGGTGCTGTACTGATTGGCATTCTAAGCGTTACAGCTATGGGGTTGGGACTAGGTCTCGTCGAGTTCAATGGCGTCTTTTCTGCGCCACCAAGTATTGCTCCAACGTTTATGGCGATGGATATTGCTGGGGCGTTTAACATCTCAATGGTGAGCGTGATTCTCGCTTTCTTATTCGTCAATATGTTCGATACTGCAGGTACCTTAATGGGCGTCGCTGAACGAGCACACCTGATCAACAAAGAGACAGGCCGAATTGAAGGGCTTAGCAAGGCATTAAAAGCAGACAGTATCTCAAGTGTCGCAGGCGCGTGTGTTGGCTGCCCGCCAGTAACCAGTTATGTCGAAAGTGCTGCGGGTGTTGCTGCGGGTGCACGAACAGGTTTATCAGCCATCGTCGTTGCTGCGCTGTTTGTCGCTGCAATATTTCTTTCGCCATTAGCTGGAATGATCCCTTCCTACGCAACAGCAGGTGCACTGATCTACGTTGCATTTGTGATGATGAGCAGCATGCAGCATGTAGACTGGAAAGATTTTACCAATGGCGCTCCTGCAGCAATTACAGCGCTAATGATGCCGTTAACTTTCTCTATCGCCAATGGTATTGCGCTTGGTTTTATCACTTACACCGTACTTAAAGTGGCAACCGGCAAAACAAAAGATGTCTCCATTTCGATGTACATTCTAACCGTTGTATTTGTTGCTAAGCTTGTTTATATCTAA
- the uraH gene encoding hydroxyisourate hydrolase, whose product MGKLTTHVLDTMHGVPGANIQVELFRVEGDSLTKVKTVTTNFDGRTDQPILEGDSLVSGKYQLVFHVADYYKNRDVDLGEIPFLDDVVIRFGLGDTSMHYHVPLLVSPYSFSTYRGS is encoded by the coding sequence ATGGGCAAACTAACTACTCACGTACTGGATACAATGCACGGCGTGCCTGGAGCGAACATTCAAGTTGAATTGTTTCGCGTTGAGGGCGATTCTCTAACTAAAGTTAAAACCGTCACCACCAACTTTGATGGCCGTACCGACCAACCTATTTTAGAAGGTGACTCGCTTGTCAGCGGTAAATATCAACTGGTTTTCCATGTTGCTGACTACTACAAGAACCGAGATGTTGATCTCGGTGAAATCCCTTTCCTAGATGATGTGGTGATTCGTTTTGGGCTAGGAGATACCAGCATGCACTATCACGTGCCGCTATTGGTATCACCGTACAGTTTCTCAACGTATCGCGGCAGCTAA
- the puuE gene encoding allantoinase PuuE yields the protein MDKDYSRDLIGYGNQPPHAKWPGGARVAVSFVLNYEEGGERCLLHGDQESEAFLSEIPAAQPIKGERHISMESIYEYGSRAGVWRVLKLFDEYEIPLTVFAVAMALERHPQLAQAMVQAGHEICSHGYRWIDYQYMDESQERDHMAKAIDIITQLTGERPLGWYTGRTGPNTRRLVAEEGGFLYDSDAYDDDLPYWHTQAGRPQLVIPYTLDVNDMRFATVQGFNSGEQFYQYLKDTFDTLYAEGETSPKMMSIGLHCRLIGRPGRIASLKRFLDYVKQHDDVWLCRRVDIARHWHEHHPYTPNREK from the coding sequence ATGGATAAGGATTATTCTCGAGATCTCATTGGCTATGGCAATCAGCCACCGCATGCAAAATGGCCAGGTGGTGCTCGAGTCGCCGTATCATTTGTGCTCAATTATGAGGAAGGCGGAGAGCGTTGTTTACTGCATGGTGATCAAGAATCTGAAGCATTTTTATCGGAGATCCCGGCGGCACAGCCGATAAAAGGTGAGCGTCACATTAGTATGGAATCAATCTACGAATACGGCAGTCGCGCGGGCGTGTGGCGTGTATTGAAGCTATTTGATGAATATGAGATTCCTCTAACCGTATTTGCCGTTGCAATGGCATTAGAACGCCACCCACAATTGGCGCAAGCTATGGTCCAAGCGGGACATGAGATTTGCAGCCATGGCTATCGTTGGATCGATTATCAATATATGGATGAATCGCAAGAGCGTGACCATATGGCGAAAGCGATCGACATTATCACCCAGCTAACAGGTGAACGACCACTGGGTTGGTATACCGGACGCACAGGTCCCAATACACGCCGTTTGGTCGCTGAAGAAGGCGGGTTTCTCTATGACTCCGACGCCTATGATGATGATTTACCTTATTGGCATACCCAAGCAGGGCGCCCACAACTCGTTATTCCTTATACGTTAGATGTCAACGATATGCGTTTTGCTACGGTACAAGGTTTCAATTCTGGTGAACAGTTTTATCAATATCTTAAAGATACATTCGACACGCTGTATGCCGAAGGGGAAACCTCTCCCAAGATGATGTCGATTGGCTTACATTGTCGTTTGATCGGTCGCCCTGGTCGAATTGCCTCTTTGAAACGATTTCTAGATTACGTAAAACAGCACGATGACGTGTGGTTATGTCGTCGTGTTGACATCGCGCGCCATTGGCACGAGCACCATCCATACACACCAAACAGGGAGAAGTAA
- the uraD gene encoding 2-oxo-4-hydroxy-4-carboxy-5-ureidoimidazoline decarboxylase — MTEFRFCKPSQMSRADFVSYFADVYEHSPWVAETVFDQGLTYADDAIVNLHLRMTTTLLKADKTKQLALINAHPDLAGRAAINGELTAASTAEQAGAGIDQCSAAEFDKFTTYNDSYKSRFNFPFIMAVKGANRYQILESFEKRLGNDSETEFATAIQEINKIALFRLRDM; from the coding sequence ATGACAGAATTTCGTTTTTGTAAACCATCACAAATGAGCCGAGCGGATTTTGTCTCTTACTTTGCTGACGTGTATGAGCATAGCCCTTGGGTGGCTGAAACAGTGTTTGATCAAGGGCTGACGTATGCGGACGACGCGATAGTGAATCTGCATTTGCGTATGACCACCACACTGCTAAAAGCAGATAAAACCAAGCAACTAGCACTAATCAACGCTCACCCTGATTTAGCGGGACGAGCAGCTATTAACGGCGAACTTACTGCAGCATCAACCGCAGAACAGGCAGGCGCTGGTATTGACCAATGCTCCGCTGCAGAGTTCGATAAATTCACCACGTACAACGACAGTTATAAAAGCCGCTTCAACTTTCCCTTCATCATGGCAGTGAAAGGGGCCAATCGTTACCAAATTCTTGAATCGTTCGAGAAGCGATTAGGCAATGATAGTGAAACTGAGTTTGCTACTGCGATTCAGGAAATCAACAAGATAGCTCTGTTTCGCCTGCGCGATATGTAA
- the alc gene encoding allantoicase — protein MSLDFEQYINLADEKLGATALYATDDFFADKSRLLRREAPEWKEGVYDDNGKWMDGWESRRKRGEGYDYCVIRLGLAGTIAGVDIDTSFFTGNFPPSASIDACYSPEGDPTETTEWQEILPSMSLQGDHHHLEAIANEQVFTHLRLNIYPDGGVARLRVYGRPSVDWQQIDSQQKVDLAAVENGGRALACSDEHYGNKSNILGPGRGENMGDGWETARRRTPGNDWVIVALGHAGNIERVVVDTAHFKGNFPDSCSIQAAYVKGGTDDQVATQSLFWRELLPAQKLKAHDIHEFVAEVNELGAVTHVRLNIFPDGGISRLRLFGTKAE, from the coding sequence ATGTCCTTAGATTTTGAACAGTACATTAACCTTGCTGACGAAAAACTGGGTGCAACCGCACTCTACGCTACTGACGATTTCTTTGCGGATAAAAGCCGCCTACTGCGCCGCGAAGCGCCAGAGTGGAAAGAGGGCGTTTATGACGATAATGGGAAATGGATGGACGGTTGGGAAAGCCGTCGTAAACGTGGCGAAGGCTACGATTACTGTGTGATCCGTTTAGGTTTAGCGGGCACCATTGCTGGTGTAGACATCGACACGTCATTCTTTACTGGTAACTTCCCGCCTTCTGCATCGATTGATGCTTGTTATTCACCGGAAGGTGACCCAACGGAAACAACAGAGTGGCAAGAGATCCTGCCATCGATGAGCCTACAAGGTGATCACCATCATCTTGAAGCGATTGCCAACGAGCAAGTGTTTACCCACTTACGCTTGAACATCTACCCAGATGGCGGTGTTGCTCGCCTGCGTGTTTACGGGCGTCCTAGTGTCGATTGGCAGCAAATCGATAGCCAACAAAAAGTCGACCTTGCCGCAGTAGAAAATGGTGGTCGTGCGCTAGCTTGTAGCGATGAACACTATGGAAATAAGTCCAATATCCTTGGTCCTGGTCGAGGCGAAAACATGGGCGATGGTTGGGAAACCGCACGCCGCCGTACGCCTGGCAACGACTGGGTGATTGTTGCGCTTGGTCACGCAGGCAACATTGAGCGCGTAGTGGTTGATACCGCGCACTTTAAAGGTAATTTCCCGGATAGTTGCTCAATTCAAGCGGCTTATGTCAAAGGTGGTACCGATGACCAAGTAGCGACCCAGAGCTTGTTCTGGCGCGAATTGCTGCCGGCTCAGAAGCTAAAAGCGCATGATATCCATGAGTTTGTTGCCGAAGTGAATGAGCTAGGAGCGGTGACTCATGTACGTCTGAATATTTTCCCTGATGGTGGTATCAGCCGTCTGCGTTTATTTGGCACTAAAGCGGAATAA
- a CDS encoding ureidoglycolate lyase gives MSNGTRRLAIEPLTKQAFAEFGDVIEVENSDYFMINNGSTRRYHKLAETDVQQENGQAIISIFQATPLNYPLTIRMLERHPLGSQAFVPLLGQPYLIVVAPKGDNPSLESCRAFLSNGQQGVNYHKGVWHHPVLALSQEDQFLVVDRGGDGNNCDEVYFEQDLVCLYLEDIPGNEIEHSEQRTESAL, from the coding sequence ATGAGCAATGGAACTCGTCGTTTAGCCATTGAGCCTTTAACCAAACAAGCATTTGCAGAGTTTGGTGATGTGATTGAAGTTGAGAACAGCGATTATTTTATGATTAATAATGGCTCGACACGTCGTTACCACAAACTCGCCGAAACAGATGTGCAGCAGGAAAATGGTCAGGCGATCATCAGTATTTTCCAAGCGACGCCGCTTAACTACCCATTGACGATTCGAATGTTAGAACGACATCCGTTGGGTTCTCAAGCGTTTGTTCCGTTGCTCGGTCAACCCTATCTTATTGTTGTTGCGCCTAAAGGTGATAACCCAAGCCTTGAATCATGCCGCGCTTTTTTAAGTAATGGTCAGCAAGGTGTTAATTATCACAAAGGGGTTTGGCATCACCCGGTACTTGCTCTTAGTCAAGAGGATCAATTTCTCGTCGTTGATCGCGGTGGTGATGGTAATAACTGTGATGAAGTCTATTTCGAACAAGATTTAGTCTGTTTGTATTTAGAAGATATACCGGGCAACGAGATTGAACATAGTGAGCAGCGTACGGAGTCAGCGCTGTAG